The Streptomyces halobius genomic interval CGGTACCCGTTGAGACGGTCCACACCCGGGCCGGTGCCCTGCGCCCCGACGCCCCTTCGGACATCATCTTCACCTCCGGCACCACCGGCCACCCCAAGGGCGCCGTGATCACGCATGCCCAGACCCTGCGCGCCTACGACGTCTGGAGCGAACTGGCCGGCCTCCAGGAGGGCGACCGCTACCTCATCGTCAACCCGTTCTTCCACACCTTCGGCTACAAGGCCGGCATCATCGCCTGCCTCCTCCGCGGCGCCACGATGATTCCCCAGCCCGTCTTCAGCGTGGAGACCGCGCTCGCCCATATCGCCGCCGAGCGGATCTCGGTACTCCCCGGCCCGCCCACCCTCCACCGCCGGATTCTCGACCATCCCGCGCGCGCCCAGCATGACCTCTCCGCACTGCGCCTGGTGGTCACCGGCGCCGCCGTCGTCCCCCTGGAACTGGTCGAGCGGCTGCGCAGCGAGCTGGGTATAGCCACCGTCCTTACGGCATACGGCCTTTCGGAGAGCTCCGGAATCGTCACGATGTGCCGCCGCGACGACCCGCCCGAGGCCATCGCGTCGACCTCGGGCCGCGCCCTCCCCGGCACCGAGGTCCGCGTCGTGGACGCAGCGGGCCGTGCCATGCCCCCCGGCGACTCCGGCGAGGTCCTGGTCCGCGGCTACCACGTCATGTCCGGATACTTCGAGGACCCGGCCGGCACGGCCCGTGCGATCACCCCCGACGGCTGGCTGCGCACCGGCGACGTCGGCGTCCTCGACGAGGCGGGCAACCTCCGGATCACCGACCGCATCAAGGACATGTTCATCGTCGGCGGCTTCAACGCCTATCCGGCAGAAATTGAGCAACTCCTCAGCCGCCACCCGGACATCACCGATGTCGCCGTCATCGGCATACCCGACCCCCGCCTCGGCGAGGTCGGCAGAGCCTACGCGGTCCGGCGGCCGGGCTCCGCCCTTACCGCCGACGACCTCATAGCGTGGTCCCGCCGCGAAATGGCCAACTACAAGGTGCCGCGGGAGGTGACGTTCGTCAGTGAGCTGCCGCGCAATGCGAGCGGCAAGGTGGTGAAGATGCGCTTGCGCGCGTCTTGAGGCGGCTTGTTGCTCGTCGTGTTCGGCTGTCCCGCCGTGGGGGTTCGCCTGCGGCGGGCGTGTGCCCCACGTGGGCGGCTGTCCCGCCGTGGGGGGTTCGCCTGCGGCGGGCCTGCGCCCGACGTTTTCGGTTTCCCGCCGTGAGGGGTTCGCCTGCGGCGGGCGTGGGTTTTCGGGTGCGGTGACGGACCTCCGGACTCCGTCCTGCGGCCCGTCCCCTCCCGACGGTGGGTGGTAGGGGCAGGTGGGGGCCCATGTGGTCTGTCATGTGCCTGTGATCGCGTCCACAAGAGGCAGACGACCGACTACGTGTACCCCCACCGTCTTCTTCCCACCCCCTCGGGAGGTGCTGGACCGCAGGACGGAGTCCGGAGGTCCGGCGCCGCTGCCGAACAGCCCCGCGCAGCGGCAACAGCTCACCGCAGGTGCAACGGCGGGACAGCCAAGGATGTCGGCTCAGGCAAAGCGCAGCGGACGCCCACGGCGGGACAGCCGAAAACGGCGAGCAACCAAGCTCCGGCTACGCCCGGTACCGCGCCCGCAGGGCCTCTTTCAGCACCTTGTGCAGCGGGCCCCCGCGCGGCAGCTCGTCGGCGATCTCCAGTTGTTCCGGCAGCTTCTGCGTCATCAGCCCGGCCGCCCGAAGATGGCTGTTCAGGGCCGCCAGCGAGAGTTGCGCGGCCGCCGGATCGGCGAGCGTGACCACCGCGCAGAGCCGCTCCCCGCGCTCGCGGTCCGGCAGCCCGATCACCGCCGCCTCCGCCACCGCCGGATGCGTGCGCACCAGGTCCTCGATCTCCTGCGCCGAGATGTTCTCGCCCTTGCGGATGATGATGTCCTTCAGGCGTCCGGTGAGCACAAGATGCCCGTCCGGCCGCAGATATCCCAGGTCACCGGTGTGGAAGTACCCCTCGGCGTCGAACGCGTCCGTGGTCAGCGCCGGGTCGGTGTACCGGCGGAAGAGCATCGCGCCCTTGAGCGTCACCTCACCGGCCTCGCCCACCCCGGCCTCGCTGCCGTCCGGCCGGGCGATCCGCACCTCCGCTCCCACCACCGGCCTCCCCACCGTCCGCGACAGCTGCTCATCGCTGTCGTACGGCGTCCCCATCGCGATCATCGGGCACTCCGTCATCCCGTACCCGTGCACGATGGCGCACTCCAGCTCCCGCCCGGCCGCCGCGTACAGCTCCGGCGGCAGCGGCGCCCCGCCGCCGGACAGCAGCCGCAGCGACGGAATCAGCTTGCCGTGGCCCGCCCGACGTCGCGACTCGTCGAGAAACGCTTGGTAGAAGGCGGTGCTGCCACCGGCCATCGTCACCCCGCGACGTGCGTACGCATCAGCCGCCTCGGCAGCCGTGAAGGTCTCCAGAATCACCGCAGGAAATCCGCTCACCAGCATGGCGATGACATAGTCGGGCCCCGCGATATGCGCGTACGGAAACGCGATCGACCCGATGTCCTGCGCTGACATGCCCAGCGCGGTCGCCAGCCCCACCCCACCGGCGATCAGGGTCGCGTCCGTATGCTCGACGCCCTTGGGCGCGGCCGTCGTCCCGGACGTGTAGTAGATCCAACGGGTCCGCGCCGCCCCCCGCTCCCGCTCCGGCGTGAACTCCGGCAGCCCGGCCGGTTCGCCCACCGGCAGCCCGCCCCCCACGGAGATCACCCGCACCCCGTCCCCGGCCAGTTTCCGCACCATCGCGGTGTGGTCGAACCCCCGCCAGATGCCCGGCACGAGAACGTACTCGGTCGCCGACTCGCCGAGAATGAAACCGACTTCACGTTCCCGGTGGAGAGGAATCACCGGCGTCTGTACGGCACCGAGCCGGGCCAGTGCGATCGATGCGATGACCGTGTCGATCCGCGTCGGCAGCTGCCATGCCACCCGCGTCCCGCACCCGATCCCCAACTCCCGGAAGCCGGCGGCGACTCGCAGCGCCTCGTCCCGTACGCCGTCGAAAGTGACGGTCCGCCCGTCGCCGTCGAAGAACATCGGCGCGCCACGCGAGGCCGCCGCCCGGTACTCGACCAGTTCCCAGAGCGTGTGTATACGAGCGGACTCAAACACGGCGCACCCTCCTGGCTACGAGATGGCGTGACTGTAGCAGCTGTAGGTGACGCGCCGTCAGGAAGTGCGGGCCGACTCGCGCAGTGATGCACGAGGCGGCCCGGTCGTCGCCTGTACGCCTGCCTGCCCGTACGCCTCTAGGAGAGGGCGCGGCGTGTGCCTCCGTCTACCGTCGCTGGTCCCGGATGCCGGGGTCTTCGGAGAGGGCTCCGCTGATGGGGATGTGACGGTCCAGGACCGTGACGTCACTCCCGGAGTGTGGGGTGTGGCTCTCGGCCAGTGCCGGTGCTGCCGCGGTGCATGTCACCGCGATCGTCATGGCGGCGAGGGCAAGAGCCTGTTTTGCGCGGGTCATTCTGGGTCCTCCGTTAATGGGTGAGATTGCTGGTCTTGAGGAGACGCTAGTGACCGCAACG includes:
- a CDS encoding FadD3 family acyl-CoA ligase; its protein translation is MRGDLDARADLEYGSIPRLMRTAAQRYGPREAVVDGRTRLSYAELGERVERAAAACVASGVAPGDRVAVWAPNTLDWIVSALGAVTAGAVLVPVNTRFKGAEAADVLRRTRAKLLFITGTFLGTSYVASLRRATQEGAGHGPLPGLPHLEQVVVLADDAPADFVTWKDFLATGEAVPVETVHTRAGALRPDAPSDIIFTSGTTGHPKGAVITHAQTLRAYDVWSELAGLQEGDRYLIVNPFFHTFGYKAGIIACLLRGATMIPQPVFSVETALAHIAAERISVLPGPPTLHRRILDHPARAQHDLSALRLVVTGAAVVPLELVERLRSELGIATVLTAYGLSESSGIVTMCRRDDPPEAIASTSGRALPGTEVRVVDAAGRAMPPGDSGEVLVRGYHVMSGYFEDPAGTARAITPDGWLRTGDVGVLDEAGNLRITDRIKDMFIVGGFNAYPAEIEQLLSRHPDITDVAVIGIPDPRLGEVGRAYAVRRPGSALTADDLIAWSRREMANYKVPREVTFVSELPRNASGKVVKMRLRAS
- a CDS encoding class I adenylate-forming enzyme family protein; translation: MFESARIHTLWELVEYRAAASRGAPMFFDGDGRTVTFDGVRDEALRVAAGFRELGIGCGTRVAWQLPTRIDTVIASIALARLGAVQTPVIPLHREREVGFILGESATEYVLVPGIWRGFDHTAMVRKLAGDGVRVISVGGGLPVGEPAGLPEFTPERERGAARTRWIYYTSGTTAAPKGVEHTDATLIAGGVGLATALGMSAQDIGSIAFPYAHIAGPDYVIAMLVSGFPAVILETFTAAEAADAYARRGVTMAGGSTAFYQAFLDESRRRAGHGKLIPSLRLLSGGGAPLPPELYAAAGRELECAIVHGYGMTECPMIAMGTPYDSDEQLSRTVGRPVVGAEVRIARPDGSEAGVGEAGEVTLKGAMLFRRYTDPALTTDAFDAEGYFHTGDLGYLRPDGHLVLTGRLKDIIIRKGENISAQEIEDLVRTHPAVAEAAVIGLPDRERGERLCAVVTLADPAAAQLSLAALNSHLRAAGLMTQKLPEQLEIADELPRGGPLHKVLKEALRARYRA